In Candidatus Omnitrophota bacterium, the sequence TAATTCGATGGCGTCGATATAAAAACCATCCTCGAATAAATGATTATTCTTCATATTCAATCACCTCGGTAGGACTTACAATTCTGATCTGCCGATATCCCTTTAATAAATTTACGCCGTTGAATCCTTCCTCACGCCGAATATTGACTAAATGACGAAAATTCCAACTCACTAAAGCCTTGGCCGGAGATAGCGTAGCGGCGGCCACATGTAAAGCGTCATCCCGATAATTTTCGTAAACAATCCCCGTTTTTACATATTCGTCCGCAAGCCAATCCATCTCTTCTGTAATTTGAATGAGCATCATATCTTCAGTGGAAAACATCATGAGTAAATTCCGAACCGGTTCTGAGGCTTTCTCCAGTTCTTTCCCGACCAGATCGGAAATCAACAATCGAAAACGTCCCTCTTTCGCCTGAGACCAGAAAAGACAAGTAGTTTTAAAAAACTCCTTATCGAAATATCCTCCAAACACAGAAGTATCGATATAATAAAAATTAATATTTTTCATATCGTATTTATCGAAATAGGTTCATTTCGGCATTGCGGATTCGCTATTGCTTGTCGAGACGACTTTTTTGGCGCTTTATAGAAAAATCCGTTTTGTTTCCGACCAGAGCGTTATTAATATTATACTCCCAGAAACGACAAGAGCCTTCATTTTTTCGAAGGCTCTCGTTAAATTTCCGATCCCCAGCGTCTTATTCTCTCGCAGCGAGTCGGTAAAATGAATTAATAGATTGGCCATTGAGCAATATCCGTCAGAAATTGGAATGTGGAATTCTCGTCTAAAGAAATCGGTAGTCCGGGAGCGCCGGGATTGGCGATTACTATTTCGGGGCCGTTGGGACCGGGAGTTTTGTAAGAATTTGTCGTCGCTGTTCCCCTGCCGCCGTACCCGCCTTTGGCGATGAACCAATTTAACGAATGTCGAAAGTACGAATTTACGAAGGATAGTCCATTCCCGCCTGCGGTTCCATTAAATAGGATGTCAGGCCCACTTCCAATAGAGCTTAAAGGCAGTAAACCTCCATCAGCGCCATTTCCTCCGATAAAAACCGCTTTGGTTCCAATCTGAGAATCCATAATTTGTCCGGATGAGTTGGCGAATAGTATTCCTGAACCGCCTTTTCCAGGCTTATTGATAACGTTACCGCTTCGGCTCGATCCAAAGGGATTACCTGGACCGCCTTGAAATAAACCGCTAGCGATTTTCAATTCTATATTTTGGCAATTTTCGAATTTAATCCCGTCGCTTCCATCGCAGCCTGATCCCGAAAAAATGCCAGGGATAATTTCGCAATTACTATCACCGCCGATGAATGCGCTATTAGTGAAAATAAAGGACGAATCGCTCACGCCGCTGACAATCATATTAACAAAAGCTGTATCGGAATCGCTGGATATCGTCGAATTGGATATTTCCACTTGGATATTCGAAGCGGAATGGATGATTAGGGATGGCGTTAGAATTGTGCATCTGCTATAGGAAGAACTATTCATAAAGGAATATCCAAGGATGGAAGAATCATGCAGAAAAAAGCTGCCCCGAATATCAAAATTGTTGACGAATTGGCAGTTATTCAATGTCAATGAACCAGAGACTAAAGTAATGGGTCCGGCAATAGGGCCAAGACCTCCCAATCGCGTCATAGGAGGAGATTCTAAATATAAATTTTCTAGAATTACCTGGGCATTTTCAATGTTTATCATGTCTTCCGCGGTTACAAGAACATCAGGACCAAAAGTTATTCGTGTTCTTTCCACTTCCTTCGATCCGCGTATTTTTATATTTTTATCTTTGATAGTTACATTGACAAGATAAAATCCCTCGTATTTCGGATTCTTCTTATATGAGGTATTAACAGTTTCCGAAACGCAAACGATTTCATCGCCGCTGACGGCCAGGTCTACGGCTTCCTGAATACTGTCGGCGTCGCCAGGAATCGTAATCGTTTTGGCATCAAGCGCGCGCGGCGCGAGGAGAACGAGCGAACCAAGGAGAAACGATTTAAAGATATGGCGTTGACGATTACGCATGGTTATGCCTTTCTTTTGAGCGGTAGAGGAATGAATCGTAGAAATCTCCCCAAAAGCCAAACGCGCTTTTTGCCGCTAATTTATTGCAAGAGTTCGTTATTGTCAATTATTAGAGGTTTTTGTATTTTGGGCAGAATTAAATGAGAGGAATTAACGGTAAACGTCTTTTCGGTTTTTTATATGGGCAACGCGAATGAAAGATTCTTCGTCATCGATAACGTAAATTACTTGATAGTCTCCTATCCGAATCCGGTATTGATTCTCTCTACCGTGCAGTTTTTGGGATCGGCGAGGCCGGGGATTTTTTGCGAGAGAACCCATGACTTTCACGATGTGGACGGTATTTTGGCGGTTGATTTTCGCGAATTCACGCTCTACTGGCGGATCGTATAAAATCCTGTAATTCATACAATACCGTATTTTCTACAGAGTTCTTCATGGGATACGCAATCTTCCACCTTATAGGTTTGCAGATTTCGATCAAGTTCAGCCAAATCTTCTTCTAATCCCGCATCGCTATCTTCCTCAATGGGAAAAGCCTCAATCTCTCGCATGCGGTTGAAAAAATCGGCGGAAATCATAAACGCAGCAATTTTCTGTTGCTCTTCTAAGGGGAGTTCAATAATCTCTACGATAATTTCTTCGGCGGTTTTCATGGGCGCATTCTCCATTGGCTCAACGTAATTATCTCCATTATAGTACGAAAAACCAGGATCTTTTCAAAAGAAAACGAACAATGCAGCGTCACGATATCGCCTCAATGGAAACTACCCGTTCCTGGGCGGCTATGGCGGCGTACGCCAAGCACGCCTGGACATCTTCGCGGGTCAAAGAAGGATAAGCGGTGAGAATATCTTCCGCGCTGTCTCCATTAGCTAAATATTGCAGGATCAACCAAACCATGATGCGGGAGCCTTTAATGCAGGGTTGGCCATGACATATCTGCGGATCGACGCTGATGCGTTTTAACAAATCATTCGTTTCGTTCAAGGAATTATTCCCCCTTTCGATAACAAATAAGGTTTCGTCGGCTCTCTCCATCCGAATCCGGCAAATGGCGCGGCGTTGTTCCGGCGTCATAAAGGCATACCTTCATTCATAACATTTTCAATAAAAGGCGTTGCGCCCAAAAGAGTTTGTTGAACATCCTCATCGGAATAAACTTTTACATCCAGCACAACATCTTTTTCCAGTTCGATTTTGTAGGCTAAATCGATGATCTCGCATTCAAAATCCCAATTCACCGGACCATTCATCGTAATCAGAATATCGATATCCGAATCCGGGGCGGCGTCGCCGCGAGCGTAAGAGCCAAAGACAATAAAGCGGACGAGGCGATCGCCGTAGCGGTCGAGCAATTTTTGTTTAAGTTCGAGGACGGCGGGGTGCATATTTTTAACTCGAATTTTCGATTGTCAATATAGGCATATTAACAAATTATTATAATCCAAAAACGGCGAGAGCCTGCGCATAAGTCAATATTTCTCCCACTCCCTCACGGAGACATTGGGAATGCCTGACGTAACCGGAAGGATGAGGCGCGAGGGACGATCCGGCGAAAAGTGGATTTTCGTCAGGGGCGTTTCCGGCGCTGTTTGCGCATATATGGGATTTATCTCGAAGCGAGGGGAATTGGAATTGGAAATGATGAGGCGGATTTTGTGGCCTTGGTTGAATACGAGGCTTGTACTCCAAAGATCGATGTCCAGCGGATAGACTTCGCCGGGAGTCAGGGGCTGAGGCGCAGCGAAGGATTCGCGGAAACTAGCGCGCAGAATGCCATCGCAGACCAGCATGGAGTGCCCATCGGGGTATACGTCGGTGAGACGGACGGCGAGATCGGCGTCCGCCGTGTTGAATTCGGCGTAGAGTTGGGTGCGGACTTCGCCGACGACTTCAAGCGGTTCGGACAGCGCGGACGATGTGAAAACCAAAACGTCCGGACGCGATTCCAGCGGCGTTTGATCGTAGGGACCGGGTGGAATTTCCAGATTGGCGCCGCCCAGCGTAGGAACGGGACTGCTGGGATCGCAAGAGAAGCCTAAAGCGGTTTCCTCAGAGGCTGGAGGCGTAAGGGATAGGCTTCCCGACTCGTGAAGATAGAAGGAGGCGGGCGTGGATTGCGGCGGCCAGACGTCCGCCTGTCGCCATTCGTTGCCGGGAGCGTTGGCGTCGCTGGCGTCGCCCATGAGGTAGTATTTAATGGGCGGATTGGCGTCGGCGCCGTTATTTTTTCCCTTCAGCCAATGATCGAACCAAGCTAAAGTGTCGTTGACCTCGGAAGAGAAAATCGAATCGATGGAGTATGTGAGCTGGCCTTGTTTAGCGTTCAACTGATTCGTATGCGTCCAAGGACCGATGATTAGGCGTTGAGTTCCTTTAGCGCCGGGCGCGCCTTGGATTTGGCGGTTGGTGAAGGCGTTGAGCGTCCCCTGCTGGAAGCAATCGTAAAAGCCGCCAATGAAGAGAGCGGGCGTATTAATGACGGAGGCGCGCGCTTCTACATCGTAGAGTTTCCAAAAATCGTCGTCTGTAGGATGAGCGCGAAAGACGGGCAGCATATGGCCGCTGCCATTGCCGTTGAGCCAGCCTTCGAGAAGCGATTGGCGTAGAACGCCGCCCTGATAAGCGGTCTGGCCATAGCCCTTGCTCGCCGCGAAGCCGATAACCTCGCATTTCAAGTGAGGCGGGACGGCGCCGGACGCGAAGGAAGCCGTGATGCCCATCGCCGAATGCCCCCACATGCCGACGTTGCCGTCGCACCAGGATTGGGCGGCGGTCCACTCCACGGCGTCATAGCCGTCCTGAAGTTCGCCCCAGCCGTCGGTCTGAAAAACGAGGTCTTCGCCCTCGGAACCGAAGCGCCCGCGCGTATGTTGGATGAGGGCGGCGTAGCCCGACAGCGTCATCAGCGTCGCCACCGTCTCTATCGCTTCCATATCGTAGGGCGTTCGAATAATAATGGCGGGCTGCTTTCCCAAAAGGGGATTGCGGTAGATAACTGTATGCAGTTTGACGCCGTCGCGCATGGGAACCATCTCCGTTTGATCGAAAAGTCCCATGAGGCGCAGATTTTTCCGCCGCTCATCCTGCGTCATCTGCTCTAGCGGCTTCGAGAAAGGAAGTGATTCGGACCAGGTTTTGTTGATTCTGCAATAATCCGGCGACGAGTTGTCCACGGCGAATGCGGCGAAAGAAAAGACGAAAAGGAATAAACCCAAACTAAAGGCGAAGATTTTTTTCATGTTCGATAGTTCCCCCTCGTTGCGATGTAGGATAATCGATGCGCTTATGATATTGTGGCGGGGGGCCAAGGGCAAGGTTGTTTCTGCCCTTGATATCTCCTGGGGAAAATAGACGAAGGATTCTAGCGCTTCTTATGTATTCCCGAATGGCTTTAGGATTTTTTCCAAACCATTTTCATGGAAGCGCTATAACGTTGAATCTATGGCGTGTTGAATCTATGGCGTTGAAATGTTCTTTTTGATTTGAGGAAATCTATTAAGAATAGAATTATTTTCAGTA encodes:
- a CDS encoding PIN domain nuclease is translated as MKNINFYYIDTSVFGGYFDKEFFKTTCLFWSQAKEGRFRLLISDLVGKELEKASEPVRNLLMMFSTEDMMLIQITEEMDWLADEYVKTGIVYENYRDDALHVAAATLSPAKALVSWNFRHLVNIRREEGFNGVNLLKGYRQIRIVSPTEVIEYEE
- a CDS encoding type II toxin-antitoxin system RelE/ParE family toxin, with product MNYRILYDPPVEREFAKINRQNTVHIVKVMGSLAKNPRPRRSQKLHGRENQYRIRIGDYQVIYVIDDEESFIRVAHIKNRKDVYR
- a CDS encoding DUF433 domain-containing protein; the protein is MLKRISVDPQICHGQPCIKGSRIMVWLILQYLANGDSAEDILTAYPSLTREDVQACLAYAAIAAQERVVSIEAIS
- a CDS encoding nucleotidyltransferase domain-containing protein; protein product: MHPAVLELKQKLLDRYGDRLVRFIVFGSYARGDAAPDSDIDILITMNGPVNWDFECEIIDLAYKIELEKDVVLDVKVYSDEDVQQTLLGATPFIENVMNEGMPL
- a CDS encoding CocE/NonD family hydrolase, whose amino-acid sequence is MKKIFAFSLGLFLFVFSFAAFAVDNSSPDYCRINKTWSESLPFSKPLEQMTQDERRKNLRLMGLFDQTEMVPMRDGVKLHTVIYRNPLLGKQPAIIIRTPYDMEAIETVATLMTLSGYAALIQHTRGRFGSEGEDLVFQTDGWGELQDGYDAVEWTAAQSWCDGNVGMWGHSAMGITASFASGAVPPHLKCEVIGFAASKGYGQTAYQGGVLRQSLLEGWLNGNGSGHMLPVFRAHPTDDDFWKLYDVEARASVINTPALFIGGFYDCFQQGTLNAFTNRQIQGAPGAKGTQRLIIGPWTHTNQLNAKQGQLTYSIDSIFSSEVNDTLAWFDHWLKGKNNGADANPPIKYYLMGDASDANAPGNEWRQADVWPPQSTPASFYLHESGSLSLTPPASEETALGFSCDPSSPVPTLGGANLEIPPGPYDQTPLESRPDVLVFTSSALSEPLEVVGEVRTQLYAEFNTADADLAVRLTDVYPDGHSMLVCDGILRASFRESFAAPQPLTPGEVYPLDIDLWSTSLVFNQGHKIRLIISNSNSPRFEINPIYAQTAPETPLTKIHFSPDRPSRLILPVTSGIPNVSVREWEKY